aaaagaagcaaaaaacaatcaagcaaaacagtgaagatttaatgcagctgacaatgaaataaagatggggtcaaaatggaaagtcagtagcgtgtatgacccccgttagcagcaacacaagctgtgcaacgtctcctcattgaacggataagtctctgaataaagtcctgaggcactgcattccactcttgctgcaaggcattgtcgagttccccaaggttgttgatctgcggacgacgtgcgaggcgttggccgatgtaatcccacaagtgttcgatgggtgacaaatctggtgacaatgcaggccaatgaagtagaggaatgttgttgttagccagatactgtatcgaaacacgtgcagtgtgggctcgtgcattgtcatgttgaaatgtgtgcagatcttgatgctggtgaaagaagggaacgacgttgttctgaagaatgttgtcacggtagtaaacggcattcactctgccacgacaaacaatcagagcggttctgtggtgataacttatccctccccacaccataatgctgcccccaccccaccgatcggtttgcacaacacaatcctgatgataacgttcaccccgtcgacgccatacccgtagacgcccgtcagcatttcgcaagtgaaaacgcgactcgtcggagaacaccacaccatgccaacgtcgtaacaaccacacacgatgctagTAGTAAGAAATTAATCAGCCATACACacacaatagcattcctgaaCCAAACAATGGCATTCCTGAGCCAAACAATGGCATTCCTGAGccaaacaatagcattcctacaggctcagccttaaagaatgtaggttcattacattatgaatgacattccataggttcagtgggtacaacaaaagaaatttctACAGGCTCAGCCTTAAAGAATGTAGGTTCATTACCTTATGAATGGCATTCCATaggttcagttgttacaacaaaagaaattcctacaggctcagccttaaagaatgtaggttcattacattatgaatgacattccataggttcagttgttacaacaaaagaaattcctacaggctcagccttaaagaatgtaggttcattacattatgaatggcattccataggttcagttgttacaacaaaagaaatttctACAGGCTCAAAAGAAATTCCTTAAGGATCGCAAGACATTCCTTAAGGAGCGTAGAGCAGGTCAAAGACATTCCTTAAGGAACGTAGGAGTAACCATAGGGGTGAAACGACATTCCTACAGCTGCCCCTCAGGTATATACAGGTGCGCTAACTCTCAATCCATAAACACGGCATTTGTCTATACACATTCCTTCTATACAAATATCAAATTCTTATAGattttcattgtttcatgtaAAATATGCAATACAAGTTGTGTTACACTCCATTTAATCATGCTCAATTCAAAATCCGTTTTACATGCGTACAAGAGTCATGTAACgatgccgtgaaagggttaatCACACGTATTCACCACATGCGGCAATCTCTCCCGTGTACGctcaaacaccatgtttacaaaACGATAAAATGTAGGTCGCCTATCTCGCTTCGCGTTGCATACACAATATTATAATCTCACTCCCGAGTAGTGCATAAAATTCAAACACAAAGTACACTACTCGGACAGTGAGTCGAATTCAAGTCATAATGCTGGTTGTTTCGTCTTGCATACTCATACCTAGACTTGTTTATTAGAACAGTGAGGTAAATTCAGCTTTAatcattcagtttgttttacactcctAGTCGTGCTTGTTTAACACAGCCAGGTGCATTCACACCTCATGCTGTCATCACATGCTTTCATAACGTATATGATATAGTTCGTTCAACTTTGCCTTGTGCTAAATATACTCACAAGTTGTTCTAGTCTGGTTGTTGCGTAAATAATGACTAAGTTTATTTCAGTTGATGCCTGTATTTGATGTTCGAGGTTGACTAACAGTATTCATAGCAGTATATCAcgatttttatcaataaaacatgACTGGTTAAACTTTTTCAAAGCAGGTTAAAAAATAGCATATCACGATTTTTAAATATCACAACTAAAAACGTGACGGACGAATTGTTTTACTTTTATTTATCTATGACTAGTGATGTTTTTTGAAAACATATGATGGGTATATgtcatcaaaatgttttgaaattgcaataaagaagttagcACGACTTGTAAatttttattgaaatgattCATATATGGTTTGCTGCGAAACTGCGTTTTACCAGTTTTgtttcatgataaatatgcgaaGTGTAGATGTAAACTTcattctgcatctactacactCCATTTACCATTGGCTGAGTTTTATAAGGTTAAGTCAGACGGAGATAAATTTGACTATATGTTTTTGGATAAGTCTTCACAAGAATTTAAACTGTGCGATTTTGATAAAATTGGTTTAAAGGAGGCATTGATTTACTTTTTGGAAGTCcacaattatttttatttattattgaaaccaatttcaaacacaataagtaaGTCATTTCTCCAATTTACTCTTTGTCCTGACGACGAGTTTCCCGCTCTGTTTGAGGGAGACCTCCACCagggtatacatgtattaagaaTAAGATTAACTGTAgaagacaaaatattttattttacgcATTGTGAAGTCAACGGAATTTGGACAAAGATTATTAGAGGAAATGCAGAGCGAGAGATCCAACGAACGAACCGATATTTTCCATGAAGGTAAGTTAATTATCGTTTTTAATCATACATGCAGAAATGTATCACTTGTCTAACAAGAATATTCTGGTTCATGCTCTATGTCATGGAATTGTActgcataaataaataaatatagttCAACACCCTTAAGTGTGGCGGCAAACTTTGTCCTCACGTTtaaaacatattactcaaagtaaagcaaataataaataaaacttaCATAAAGTCGAACAAAAGAGTGTTTGCATACACACTCCGCTGTTGTCATGTCAGAGATgctttcttgtttttgttttttttggttttttttggggtttttttggtaaTAATTTCAGTGTTCGTCTTTCCAGTTTCACTGAACAATCGGTCTTTAAACACAATTTTTCACATCACTTTTCAGGATAGGTTTCACATTCACAGAGTGATTAGTACAATATTTCCTTTGGAATATATCAACAGTTTTTTCCCTTATAAATCACGAAAAGTCCGTCTTTCATGAGAAAGTATCATTTACTTAGCATCCCCACACTTTTGTAATCATGTCAGGTTTAAACATCAGTTATAATCTACATATACAGTGAGGTTTCTGGCACCATGTATGAGTTATGCAAACATACTGATCAAATATCGTGATGCTTTCAGGGTCACAGGTAGCACGAACTTTTTATTCTAAGTAGGTAACGTAGTTTTACGAATCCTTTCAGTGGAAATCACTCAGATGTCAACtagtgaaaaaaacataatacatCTCACGCTATATATGCTGTAACGTTCATCGCACACCGACCTCTACCCAGCGCATTTTATACCAACCGATAAACTATAAATGTATCGCAAGTTTTCGTCGTATTGTCGGACACGTGTAagcgttatacaacaaatatcacGACTATCACgactttgttaaaaatgttacgAACAGGATTTTGCAATGCCAATAGGTTTAGTATAtaagacaaaaaacatccatGCATTATAAGCGTTGTGTCTGTTCTGTTGATTTCACCTGTAACATTTGGCTTTgagattatttattttttatgctaAGCATCAAATTTCTCTTTCTGAACATACCATTCcatttatattttaaatcaaattaGAAATTATCAACACTGTCTTATCTTTTCCCTGTTCATACATCCATTATTTTGTATGAAACTCAAAATTGCGAAATTAGTGTCACAGTTGATTTAAGGAAGGATCTGTGGAACAATTTATATGAACGGAGGTATTCGCAAATCCAGCAACATTACTAGAGgtaagttaaaccttttcaGCATTCGGAAGAAATCGTATCTTGCAAAGAGTTCGCGTAACTAGGCTACATGTTATTCTCCTATGAATTGTCTAGATGTATCAGgtatcaacattataaatttatATGTGCCGCAATTCAATAGGCTTATAACAGACACGTTCGCTTGTTATGGGTATAAAGGTTACGCTGGGATCAAATAGCTTCTTGTATGGTTCACATTCTGTCGCACTGTATTTCGATGTAGAAGTTGAAACTGCATCGTGCAGTCCTTAAAAGCTAAACatctgtttattttcatttgaaaatatacttGTATAGTAAGATTTGTTATAATGATCAATTTGTATTATACTGTGAATACAAATGGTTTAATCTAGTTATATTCACAGTAAAGAAAACTTTCTGTAACATTTCGAACAGGTTCTTTATAAGTTgttaaattccccacatgtttcAAGCGATTTGTGTACATGTGTTCTTCCTTAATGACGTTTTGACTTTCATGTTGATCTATATTTCTGATGTTTGATTGGTGCATGTGTTTCGCGTGACGATGTTTTGAGCATGTGCACTCCTCTTATTGAGCGACATTGAATTTGTCAATCAAACCAGTTAGCTATATAAATACTGAAAGGGTAAATAATAACGACTCGCAGTTACAGTATTGTTTACTGTTTTGTTGGTTGTAAATAGTGAACTGCTATTTGCAAGTAAATATAAACAGAGATCGCATGCTCCCTGTCAAGGCACATACATTGTCACATCTTGGAGCTGTGTATCCGAGGGTCATGATTAAGATATTGCATAGGTCTTGGGACGACTAAAGGATAAACGTTCCGTACATTCACCAGGAGATTCGAACCTACACCCACCCTTTTACAGTCTATCATTTTACACAACTGAGTTAAATTCGTAACTGGTTcagaaatgttaatttactgaGTCTGGTTTGTAAGAATAGTACTGTGCAAAACCGATATTAGTACATGTATCGCCAAATAAACTTAAAGCATGTGttatgagtttagtgtttactTACAGTCAACAAAGTTATTTGGAATTCCTCTGGCCTAGACGTCAGCCGCTACCGTTTTATGTACGATCACGTTTGAATGAATGACAAAGCTGTAACTTGTAATCTATAGCTCAATCTTCTCTGCAGGCAAGAGATTGTTAGCTAGATGgttttcaaacaaaacgtttacaaatccagctatatggtaacGATGtaccccagtgatcaacaacatgagcattgatatgtGCAACTGGGagacgaagtcagcgagtctgaccacacaatcccttTAGTCGTCTCTCACGACGTGGATAGTTTGTgcgaagcatgggttgctgaagacctattctaacccagatcttcacgggtctatgtgTATGGGTAAGGGAAAATGGTTCTTATGTCACATACACTGAGATTAATCACAAGCATCACTGTTCAAAGataatttctttatttgatATCACACCATGAGAAAGGAAATGCGAACCAGGTGGTTACCAGTCCGTAGGTTGTCCGTTGCCTAAGTTGTGTGCTCCTGCTGCTGACACTGTAATACGGAGAAATGTGAATTTGCCATCTATGTACTTCAGTCTATATATTTAATTATAATCACTGGAAATACGCTGCCTCACACCCATTAAGATCTTTCCCAGCAGATTGTGACCACGCCAGCTTAATTCATTCCTAATCCTAGTATCTGATAGGGAGAGTCCAACTCCCCATATTCTGTCGTATGGGGATGCCTCTACTAACACCTTAGGGTATGTGTTTAGCAACAGAGACTTAAGTTCTTCAGACTGAGTGAATTTGGCATAATTGGCTCTTTCCACCACTTGTGGACTTATCGTATGCCAGACGGTGGGATTAAAGTTCTTCACGCGTTTACCTAACTGTTTCTGTTCAGATGGAGATGATGAATTCAAAATACACTCAGAAATAAATGTATCTCCAAATGTCAAAGCTTTGCAATACATATAGTACTGCTCAGAACAGTTAAAGGTTTTCCCATCCACTTCCATCTTTACAAGATAGTGTTGACTGAAAGGACTGTTTCTCGAATAGAAGTACACACAGCGTTCATCTTCAACAGTTCCCATGTTGCTGAATAAAGACTCGCCACGCGAATAGGGCGTTGGTCTGCTTACACGGCTTGGTTCTgaatatggcggtggtggtgtcaTAATGGTACCCGGTTTGTTCATGGGAGTGGGTGACGTTGCCCGTCCATGTCCAGTCATTGGAATTGTAGCATGCAGTGGGACACTGCTAGAGAAGCAGGTGAGGAGCTGTCTTGGGATTGTCTCGTAATCATCAAGTGTGGCCGTGTACTCCTTAGAAGAGCCGAGGAATGCTTTGAACACCTCTGATGTCATTGAGATGGTCTTTTTCATACCTTGCGAATTCCAGTTGGACAGATGCACATACACTACCCCATTGAAGTAGTTGATACTTAGATAGTGTTTGTCAGCAAACTGATAGACGGCttcagcagcagtagtagacaTCATGCAAGAAGACTTGATCAACAACCAGAGAGACGTTGTGCTTGTAAGTGGTGAGTGGTTCTATTAATGCTCAAGATTTTTTATCATGTGATGTTCGAAATCTTTCTGGAAGCTTTGAAAACTTGCAAACTCATGTTTTATATAACCTGAAACTAATCCACGTGATATTACAGAAATAAATCTGAAAACTCATGATTTTCTATAAGGTATCACATGACAGTGCCATTCATCAAAAGGTTTATATAATCTGAGAAAACACAACCCTCTTTTATGACTCGACATGAGTTTACAAATTGTGTTATTATCCAATTTTACTAACTCATCCTCACGTGATGGGTGTGAGCTAGTTTCGTCATGACATCTATTCAGATCTTGCACATGGAACATATGAAAATAGGTTTTCTATTGAATTCATCATCACGATGTAGTTCGTCAGTGACAATCAGTTTTACCTAGTCATCTTGAACTTTAGAATTTGATTCAAGAAACGTATTCTATGGTGGGTATCTTTCTCAGGATACCTTATCCTCACGAAACCATGTGGACTTATGCAAGTGAGGGTATAAAAGGTTCGAACTTTGTCCTTTCTTATCACACCACATCATCTCCCATCACGCTTGAAGACTGACTTGTCTCTACACTTGAAGAAGACAAACCGACCTTAGTGGTATTTGTGTTGACGATTTGACAACAGTAAGGTAAGGATGTGTTCATTGAAAGAGAGTATGTGACATTACTGGTAATAGTGATAAGAAAgagtgttattttgtttcacctgaaatattttacatataccCAGTTAACAAAGTTTGGTAGGAGCAACGTGGGTTCAATGACACTAGACCTTCGTCTGTATAACAATGAGACAACCATAAACACTAGATTGCACTGTACGCTACTTCACTATAGTAGTATATAGGGTGTTGGCTACATATGCTATTTTTTCTTTTACACAGGTTCTGAGCTGTTATGCATACTATTCTTGGTGAATAACCTCATAATGTCAAACCATACCACATGCCCAGTGTACGTTTGTAGTCATTGCAATGTCCGCTTTAGACATAAATCCAGTTTAGTACGTCATCTTCAGAATTGTGGTAGAACAGGTTCTTTATTTATATGTCAATTTTGTCAAAAGGCTTTTAATCGGAAAGATAATTTGAATCAACATGTCAAAACCTGTAAACAGAGAGTTGTCTATGGTCGTCAATGTCCACACTGCTTTAAGCagttttcaaatgaaactgattATCAAAACCATCCCTGTGTAGGTTCATgttcaaataatgtttctgcTCATACCTGTCCAACCTGTGATCAATCCTTTCCCACCTCAAAGGCTTTGCGTATGCACAAAAGTCAATCAGGTCATGATATGATAGGACATGGTAAAGGAAGGGCTAAGAAAAAGTCTAAGCCAGCAACAGTGTCTGTAGCACCCCCTGATTCACCTCCTGTTTCCACTGCTCCTCCCGCTTCCTCCCACCATCCTAGTCAACCCAAAGATCATTCAAAGCCATGTTCTACTGAAGCTTTACAGGGTGATGTTAGGGAATATGACTTCAAAGGTAGGGGTGCAACTGATGCATTAGAATTTCTAGTCAGTGAACAGGGCAATATCATTTCATCGCTAGAATCAGAAATACATGAGAAAAAATCTGTGAAATGGGGTTTGTGTTTAcacattaaaatggaaaaacCAAGTGATGATGGTGCATCAAATTATCATGAAGCCtattttagaagtgaaatgcagaCAGCTACAGTAGGGAGCGATCTGATTGAGCAGTATTTGGAAGCTATGAACAAAATGCTTCAAACTTTAGATGATTATGAAGGGGTTCATTCTGGTTTAAATGTGTCCGCCATTGTGCTTTTGAAACTCACTGTGGTCAAGTTTGCTCCATTTAGTGGAGGCACTTACATCCCATTACCACCAGCACTGGCAAAGCATACTTACTGCATTACCAATGTTAAAAATgaggataataatttatgttttcCCTTATCCATTCTTGCCAAATTGTTCCCATCTAAAGTCAACAAAGAAAGACAAAGTCATTACCTTCCCTATTTGAATCAACTGAATTTAGAAGGGTTCACTTTCCCTATGTCCTTGAAACAAATTCCTCGGTTTGAACAAGTGAATCAGTTGTCCATCAATGTGTATGGTTTTGAAGATGGTACCTTATACCCAATGTTCATCAGTGAGGTTCTGGATGTAGAAAAAAACAGACAGGTGGATTTGTTACTACTGTCAGAAGAAAGTGAACCCGATGATTTTGTAGGGGTGTTAGGATTAGAAGACCATGAGGAAGCCATGGAGATTGACAAGAGCCCAAACATGCATTACTGTCTGATCACTAGACTGAATGGCTTAGTCAGATACAGAAAAGGTGAAAAAAACATGTGCtttgtttgtagaaaatgtttATGGTCATTTTCATCCAAGACAAGGTTGGAAGCTCACAAAACGTACTGTTACACAAAGGCACAGAGGGTTGATTTACCTAAACCTGAAGAAGCAGTGTACCAGTTTGGTTTAAGATCACAAAGCAAAACTGAAAGAGCGAAGTTTCTGATTGTAgctgactttgaaagtttattAGTGCCTGAACAGGGAAATACGTCTCGTCTGAATCGGCATGTACCCTGTGCTTATGCCTACAAGGTGGTGTGTACTGATGAACAATATTCTAAACCTATTCAAACTTATGTAGGTCAAAATGCTGCAgaacatttcattgaaaacattttgaaagaatatgatgaaattatgaatcTGTTTGATTCTGTTAAACCTATCCAGCTCACTGAACAAGATCAACGTCTTATAGCTAGCACAACCCATTGTGGATTGTGTGGAGAGCTGCTGGGATCTGATAGGGTGTTAGACCATGACCATTTGTCAGGGAAATTTCGTCAGGTTTTGCATAATAAATGCAATCTAAATTTTCAGTTAAGGAAGAAGGTGGTTGTCATGTTTCACAATTTGGAACATTATGATGCTCATCTGTTGCTAGAGGTGGCTCAAAAATTTGGTGATCGTGAGATCACTGTCATACCACACACCACTGAGCAATTTCTGTCCTTCACGGTTGACAAACATTTAGTCTTTTTGGATTCTTACAAATTTTTACAGAGTTCATTAGAGGCTCTAACTCAAAATCAGCTGAAGAAAGGAGAGGAtacatttgtgtatttgaatgaacattTTGG
This genomic stretch from Haliotis asinina isolate JCU_RB_2024 chromosome 4, JCU_Hal_asi_v2, whole genome shotgun sequence harbors:
- the LOC137282467 gene encoding uncharacterized protein; this translates as MSNHTTCPVYVCSHCNVRFRHKSSLVRHLQNCGRTGSLFICQFCQKAFNRKDNLNQHVKTCKQRVVYGRQCPHCFKQFSNETDYQNHPCVGSCSNNVSAHTCPTCDQSFPTSKALRMHKSQSGHDMIGHGKGRAKKKSKPATVSVAPPDSPPVSTAPPASSHHPSQPKDHSKPCSTEALQGDVREYDFKGRGATDALEFLVSEQGNIISSLESEIHEKKSVKWGLCLHIKMEKPSDDGASNYHEAYFRSEMQTATVGSDLIEQYLEAMNKMLQTLDDYEGVHSGLNVSAIVLLKLTVVKFAPFSGGTYIPLPPALAKHTYCITNVKNEDNNLCFPLSILAKLFPSKVNKERQSHYLPYLNQLNLEGFTFPMSLKQIPRFEQVNQLSINVYGFEDGTLYPMFISEVLDVEKNRQVDLLLLSEESEPDDFVGVLGLEDHEEAMEIDKSPNMHYCLITRLNGLVRYRKGEKNMCFVCRKCLWSFSSKTRLEAHKTYCYTKAQRVDLPKPEEAVYQFGLRSQSKTERAKFLIVADFESLLVPEQGNTSRLNRHVPCAYAYKVVCTDEQYSKPIQTYVGQNAAEHFIENILKEYDEIMNLFDSVKPIQLTEQDQRLIASTTHCGLCGELLGSDRVLDHDHLSGKFRQVLHNKCNLNFQLRKKVVVMFHNLEHYDAHLLLEVAQKFGDREITVIPHTTEQFLSFTVDKHLVFLDSYKFLQSSLEALTQNQLKKGEDTFVYLNEHFGGKAHHLTRKLNFPYEYMQSWNTLEETSLPPKESFYSSLSEQSISDADYAYTQQLWETFQCQTISDFTRLYVKTDVLLLTDIIETFRTGCLNDYGLDICHYYSMPGFCLDAAMKITGAKLDLFTEVDTYNFIENSIRGGVSVIGKKYAEANNDHMEQSDPEKDTSTLLYFDVNSLYATVMLQPLPIGNYQFIPSTEFSKIDWYNVDTQGDTGYILEVDLMYPPHLHKSHAAFPMAPTHDDISFGEFSEKHKELLAHFLHKDMDKLPTKSSGRKLFCTLKDRSNYVVHFKTLQLYLKHGLVLKQIHRVLKFTQDPWLKPYVELNLRNRKNAKDDCDKDRYKLMNNCVFGRFCMNKRKHKTVQLVTQQAKLQKLSAKSNFKNFKIYSEDVVAVEMEKVSVRLDQPITVGFTILDLAKYEIYSFYYDVMQNQYGHEHLDLLMTDTDSLFMQVHAPPHEPLLDPHVFMKRNLDLFDTSNYAPEDPKGLYSDHNRKVTGKMKDEAGGNIILEFCGLKSKMYSFLMQKDKELMEKKTAKGIKKSVIKTFLRHEMFRDCLFDGKPVSCSFNLIRSHNNTLYTEHHTKVALTAIDNKRFILEDGICSVPYGYSPE